One genomic window of Cricetulus griseus strain 17A/GY chromosome 3, alternate assembly CriGri-PICRH-1.0, whole genome shotgun sequence includes the following:
- the Hk3 gene encoding hexokinase-3 produces the protein MDTTGPIGSQPGERASSCPQEGMPRPSDSSDLVQECLQQFKVTTTQLRQIQATLLCSMEQALKGHDSPAPSVRMLPTYVGSTPHGTEQGDFLVLELGATGASLRVLWVTLTGTKECSVEPKSQEFAIPREVMLGAGRQLFDFAARCLSEFLDAHPTENQDLKLGFNFSFPCHQTGLDRSTLISWTKGFRCSGVEGQDVVQLLREAIQRQGTYSIDVVAMVNDTVGTMMGCELGTRPCEVGLIADTGTNACYMEEARHVRALDEDRGRTCVSIEWGSFYDAEALGPVLSTFDHALDHDSLTPGAQRFEKMIGGLYLGELVRLVLVHLAQHGVLFGGCTSPALLSQGSILLEHVAEIEDPTTGTAHAHAILQDLGLSPQASDAELVKHVCAAVCTRAAQLCAAALAAVLSRLQHSREQQTLQVAVATGGRVFERHPRFRHTLKEMVMLLVPECDVSFIPSVDGGGRGVAMVTAVAARLAAHKHILEETLAPFQLDFEQLTVVQAQMREAMVRGLRGEASSLRMLPTYVRATPDGSERGDFLALDLGGTNFRVLLVRVAEGSVQITNQVYSIPESVTQGSGQQLFDHIVDCIVDFQQRHGLSGQSLPLGFTFSFPCKQLGLDQGILLNWTKGFNASDCEGQDVVYLLREAIRRKQAVELNVVAIVNDTVGTMMSCGYDDPRCEMGLIVGTGTNACYMEELRNVAGVAGDSGRMCINMEWGAFGDDGSLGLLSTCFDASVDQASINPGKQRFEKMISGMYLGEIVRHILLHLTSLGVLFRGQKTQCLQTRDIFKTKFLSVIESDSLALRQVRAILEDLGLTLTSDDALMVLEVCQAVSRRAAQLCGAGVAAVVEKIRENRGLQELSVSVGVDGTLYKLHPHFSRLVSATVRKLAPHCTVTFLQSEDGSGKGAALVTAVACRLVQRARD, from the exons GTACAGGAATGCTTGCAACAATTCAAGGTGACAACGACACAGCTGCGGCAGATCCAAGCCACTCTCCTGTGCTCCATGGAGCAGGCGCTGAAGGGACACGACAGTCCTGCCCCCTCTGTCCGGATGTTGCCCACATATGTGGGGTCCACGCCACATGGCACCG AGCAGGGAGACTTCCTGGTGCTGGAGCTGGGGGCTACGGGAGCCTCACTACGTGTGTTGTGGGTGACACTGACAGGCACCAAAGAATGTAGTGTAGAGCCCAAGAGCCAGGAATTTGCGATCCCTCGAGAGGTGATGCTAGGTGCTGGCCGGCAG CTCTTTGACTTTGCTGCCCGCTGCCTGTCTGAATTCCTGGATGCGCATCCCACGGAGAATCAGGATCTGAAGCTTGGGttcaatttctcttttccttgtcaCCAGACGGGCTTGGACAGG AGCACCCTCATTTCCTGGACAAAAGGCTTTAGGTGCAGTGGTGTGGAAGGCCAGGATGTGGTCCAGCTGCTAAGAGAGGCCATTCAGAGGCAGGGG ACCTACAGTATTGATGTGGTAGCCATGGTGAATGACACAGTGGGCACCATGATGGGCTGTGAGCTGGGCACCAGGCCCTGTGAAGTAGGGCTTATTGCAG ACACCGGTACCAATGCATGCTACATGGAGGAGGCACGACACGTGAGAGCTCTGGATGAGGACCGTGGCCGCACCTGTGTCAGCATTGAGTGGGGTTCCTTCTATGATGCCGAGGCCCTCGGGCCAGTCCTGAGCACCTTTGACCATGCCCTGGACCACGACTCCCTAACTCCTGGTGCTCAGAG GTTCGAGAAGATGATTGGGGGCTTGTACTTGGGTGAGCTGGTGCGGCTGGTGTTGGTCCACTTGGCCCAGCATGGGGTCCTGTTTGGTGGCTGCACCTCTCCTGCCTTGCTGAGTCAAGGCAGCATCCTCCTGGAACATGTGGCTGAAATAGAGGA CCCCACCACTGGGACAGCCCATGCCCACGCAATCCTGCAGGACTTGGGTCTGAGCCCTCAGGCCTCAGATGCTGAACTCGTAAAGCATGTTTGTGCGGCTGTGTGCACACGGGCTGCCCAGCTCTGTGCTGCTGCCCTGGCTGCAGTCCTATCCCGCCTCCAGCACAGCAGGGAGCAGCAGACACTGCAGGTGGCTGTGGCCACTGGAGGGCGCGTGTTTGAACGGCACCCCAG GTTCCGCCACACTCTAAAGGAGATGGTTATGCTCTTGGTCCCAGAATGTGATGTGTCCTTCATCCCCTCCGTGGACGGTGGTGGCCGGGGTGTGGCCATGGTGACAGCTGTGGCTGCCCGCCTGGCTGCCCATAAGCACATCCTGGAGGAGACCCTGGCACCGTTTCAGCTGGACTTTGAGCAGCTGACGGTGGTGCAGGCGCAGATGCGGGAAGCCATGGTCAGGGGGCTTCGAGGAGAGGCCTCCTCTCTCCGCATGCTGCCCACTTACGTCCGAGCCACACCCGACGGCAGTG AGCGAGGTGATTTCCTGGCTTTGGACCTAGGGGGCACCAACTTCCGGGTCCTGTTGGTACGTGTGGCCGAGGGCAGTGTGCAGATCACCAACCAGGTCTACTCTATCCCTGAGAGTGTAACCCAGGGCTCTGGACAGCAG CTCTTTGACCACATTGTGGACTGCATCGTGGATTTCCAGCAGAGGCATGGCCTGAGTGGACAGAGCCTACCCCTGGGATTCACCTTCTCTTTTCCATGCAAGCAGCTTGGTCTGGACCAG GGCATCCTCCTGAACTGGACTAAGGGGTTCAATGCATCAGACTGTGAGGGCCAAGACGTGGTGTATCTATTACGGGAAGCCATTAGGCGCAAACAG GCAGTGGAGCTGAATGTGGTTGCCATTGTCAATGACACGGTGGGGACCATGATGTCCTGTGGCTATGATGATCCCCGTTGTGAGATGGGCCTCATTGTCG GGACCGGCACCAATGCCTGCTATATGGAGGAGCTCCGGAATGTGGCAGGTGTTGCTGGGGACTCGGGCCGCATGTGTATCAATATGGAGTGGGGTGCCTTTGGGGACGATGGCTCACTGGGCCTACTCAGCACCTGCTTTGATGCTAGTGTGGACCAGGCATCCATCAATCCAGGCAAACAGAG GTTTGAGAAGATGATCAGCGGCATGTACCTGGGGGAGATCGTCCGCCATATCCTCCTGCATTTAACCAGCCTTGGAGTTCTCTTCCGGGGCCAGAAGACTCAATGCCTTCAGACCAGGGACATCTTCAAGACCAAGTTTCTCTCAGTGATCGAGAG TGACAGCCTGGCCCTGCGGCAGGTCCGAGCCATCCTGGAGGATCTGGGGTTGACTCTGACCTCTGATGATGCCCTGATGGTCCTCGAGGTGTGCCAGGCTGTGTCTCGGAGGGCCGCCCAACTCTGTGGAGCAGGTGTGGCTGCTGTGGTGGAAAAGATACGGGAGAACCGGGGCCTGCAGGAGCTGTCGGTGTCTGTGGGAGTAGATGGGACACTCTACAAACTCCACCCTCA CTTCTCCAGGCTGGTGTCAGCTACAGTTCGGAAGCTAGCCCCTCACTGCACAGTCACCTTTTTGCAATCAGAGGATGGGTCTGGCAAAGGTGCAGCTCTGGTCACTGCTGTTGCCTGTCGCCTTGTGCAGAGGGCCCGTGACTGA